In a genomic window of Periophthalmus magnuspinnatus isolate fPerMag1 chromosome 3, fPerMag1.2.pri, whole genome shotgun sequence:
- the si:dkey-56m19.5 gene encoding proteoglycan 4, which yields MGNKLTKKKKNTYDVTDPKEAKNDIAAVAAAQVAAKVEETLPPLVEEVTAKAVTAVEEAVGSAVTAVTEAVGLTEKHKHGPEPAAPEEPPAKEEPAPTPEPEPAAPVKEPEPTPEPEPVKEPEPEPVKEPEPEPVKEPEPEPVKEPEPEPVKEPEPEPVKEPEPEPVKELEPEPVEEPEPEPVKEPEPEPVKEPEPEPVKEPEPEPVKESEPTPEPEPVKEPEPEPVKEPEPEPVKEPEAEPEPEPVKEPEPAAEPTLEPEPVKEPEPVPEPEPVKEPESVEETEPEQVAAPTPEPEPEKEPEPVEEPLPVVVATPEPEPEPVTEPESTPEPESVAEPAPEPVEETEQVAEPEPVAAPAPELEESPTAAKETLISVEEPKEDDGVVPPEEPVLVVEDPAEPEEPAAEEDVKEPVAAADGLETKEVQKAEVFEEESPEVVAQESSGTEAAAETVPEIVVSETVSGCEIPAEAEEPTKPSAEIENGELEGPVVAITEVNGECAESTDTTTEQTEECVNGSESPEEVPVTKTDLELKKDISLSGEVAEVHDAVSNIVEGLSSTEITQAV from the exons ATGGGAAACAAATtaacgaagaagaagaagaacaccTACGATGTGACTGATCCCAAAGAAGCAAAGAACGACAttgcagcagtagcagcagctcAGGTAGCAGCGAAAGTTGAGGAGACCCTTCCTCCTCTGGTGGAGGAGGTGACGGCTAAAGCTGTGACTGCGGTGGAGGAGGCTGTCGGTTCAGCAGTGACTGCAGTGACTGAAGCTGTGGGTCTCACAGAGAAACATAAACATGGACCAGAACCAGCTGCACCAGAGGAACCACCTGCAAAAGAGGAACCTGCTCCAACACCTGAACCCGAGCCTGCTGCTCCAGTAAAAGAACCAGAACCAACCCCTGAACCAGAGCCGGTTaaagaaccagaaccagagccgGTGAAAGAACCAGAGCCAGAGCCGGTGaaagaaccagaaccagagccgGTGAAAGAACCAGAGCCAGAGCCGGTGaaagaaccagaaccagagccggtgaaagaaccagaaccagagccgGTGAAAGAACTAGAGCCAGAGCCGGTAGAAGAACCAGAGCCAGAGCCGGTAAAAGAACCAGAGCCAGAGCCGGTTaaagaaccagaaccagagccgGTAAAAGAACCAGAGCCAGAGCCGGTAAAAGAATCAGAACCAACCCCAGAACCAGAGCCGGTTaaagaaccagaaccagagccgGTGAAAGAACCAGAAC CAGAGCCGGTGAAAGAACCAGAggcagaaccagaaccagagccgGTCAAAGAACCAGAGCCAGCTGCAGAGCCAACCCTTGAACCAGAGCCAGTGAAAGAACCAGAGCCGGTACCAGAACCAGAGCCGGTAAAAGAACCAGAGTCGGTGGAAGAAACAGAACCTGAGCAGGTAGCGGCACCAACCCCAGAACCAGAGCCAGAAAAAGAACCAGAACCAGTGGAAGAGCCATTACCGGTGGTGGTAGCAACCcctgaaccagaaccagagccgGTGACAGAACCCGAATCCACCCCTGAACCAGAGTCTGTGGCAGAACCAGCACCAGAGCCAGTGGAAGAAAcagagcaggtggcagaaccaGAGCCAGTGGCCGCTCCAGCTCCTGAATTAGAAGAATCACCAACAGCAGCCAAAGAAACGCTCATTTCTGTAGAAGAACCAAAAGAGGATGATGGAGTAGTGCCACCTGAGGAACCTGTGTTGGTGGTGGAGGATCCAGCTGAACCAGAGGAACCTGCGGCAGAAGAAGATGTGAAAGAGCCAGTGGCAGCTGCAGATGGACTAGAAACCAAGGAGGTCCAAAAGGCCGAGGTCTTTGAGGAAGAGTCTCCAGAAGTTGTTGCACAGGAATCTTCTGGGACTGAGGCGGCTGCAGAAACAGTTCCAGAGATTGTGGTTTCAGAAACTGTCTCTGGATGTGAAATCCCTGCTGAGGCCGAGGAGCCCACAAAACCCTCAGCAGAGATTGAAAATGGAGAATTAGAAGGCCCTGTTGTTGCAATCACAGAGGTGAACGGAGAGTGTGCAGAGTCCACCGACACCACTACTGAACAGACAGAGGAATGTGTTAATGGCAGCGAAAGCCCAGAGGAAGTACCTGTCACTAAGACGGACTTGGAACTTAAAAAGGACATAAGTTTGAGCGGAGAAGTCGCAGAGGTTCATGATGCAGTGTCTAACATTGTGGAGGGTCTCAGCAGCACTGAAATCACCCAGGCTGTCTGA
- the nae1 gene encoding NEDD8-activating enzyme E1 regulatory subunit: protein MASTKASKEQKYDRQLRLWGDHGQEALENAHVCLINATATGTEILKNLVLPGIGAFTIVDGHTVTGEDIGNNFFLSINHIGKNRAHAATELLQELNSDVSGNFVEESPEKLLENNPEFFHRFTVVIGVHLPETTCLRLGSVLWSASVPFLICKTYGLIGYMRLVVEEHTVIESHPDNALEDLRLDQPFDQLRNHVASYDLESMDKKDHSHTPWVVIVSKYLEKWLSEHDGQLPKTYREKEAFRQCVREGIRENENGVPVDEENFDEAIKNVNTALNPTKIPTAVQDLFNSEQCNHINNQSSPFWVMLRAVKEFVQNEGNGNLPVRGTIPDMIADSQKFINLQNIYRQKAMQDAAAVSKHVESLIQSVGLAPESISDKDIKLFCKHASFLRVVRCRSLAEEYSVDSQNKNEITSAMDSPDSEMVFYLMLRAVDRFFQQHSRYPGVYNYQVEEDISKLKLCVTGLLQEYNLSINIKDDYVHEFCRYGATEPHTVAAFMGGAAAQEAIKLITHQFVPFSNTYIYNAMSQTSATLQL from the exons ATGGCATCCACTAAAGCTTCAAAAGAGCAGAAATACGACAGGCAGCTGAG ATTATGGGGAGACCATGGTCAGGAGGCTTTGGAAAATGCTCATGTTTGTCTCATAAATGCCACAGCCACAGGGACAGAGATACTAAAAAACCTGGTTCTTCCTG GCATTGGAGCGTTCACAATAGTGGATGGACATACTGTTACTGGGGAAGATATTGGAAATAA ctttttctTGAGTATAAATCACATTGGGAAG aacAGAGCACATGCTGCCACTGAGCTGCTTCAGGAACTCAACAGTGATGTTTCAGGAAACTTTGTTGAAGAG AGTCCTGAGAAACTCTTGGAAAACAATCCTGAATTTTTCCACAGATTTACTGTTGTCATTGGTGTCCATTTACCAGAAAC CACATGCTTGCGACTCGGCTCTGTTCTTTGGAGTGCCTCTGTGCCTTTTCTCATCTGTAAAACATACGGGCTCATTGGCTACATGAGACTAGTGGTAGAGGAGCACACAg TGATTGAATCACACCCAGATAATGCTTTGGAGGATCTACGGTTAGATCAGCCTTTTGATCAACTGAGAAATCATGTTGCTTCTTATGACCTGGAAAGCATGGACAAAAAG GATCATAGTCACACGCCGTGGGTTGTTATTGTCAGTAAATATCTAGAAAAATGGCTCAGTGAG CATGATGGTCAGTTACCAAAAACGTATCGTGAGAAAGAGGCCTTCAGACAGTGTGTACGAGAAG GTATCAGGGAAAATGAGAATGGTGTCCCAGTGGATGAAGAAAACTTTGATGAAGCTATAAAAAATGTCAATACTGCTTTAAATCCGACTAAG ATTCCAACTGCTGTCCAGGATCTTTTCAACAGTGAACAATGCAACCACATCAACAATCAG TCCTCCCCTTTTTGGGTGATGCTGCGTGCTGTCAAAGAGTTTGTTCAAAATGAAGGCAATGGTAATTTACCTGTCCGAGGCACAATACCAGATATGATTGCAGACTCGCAGAAATTTATTAACCTACAAAACAT TTATAGGCAAAAGGCTATGCAAGATGCAGCAGCTGTTTCAAAACATGTGGAGAGTTTAATTCAATCCGTTGGACTG GCACCTGAAAGCATATCTGATAAGGACATCAAACTCTTCT GCAAACACGCGTCCTTTTTGAGGGTGGTTCGCTGCAGGTCCCTGGCTGAAGAATACAGTGTGgattcacaaaataaaaatgaaataa CATCAGCCATGGACAGTCCAGACAGTGAGATGGTTTTCTACCTCATGCTGCGTGCTGTGGATCGTTTCTTTCAGCAGCATTCACGCTACCCAG GAGTCTATAACTACCAAGTGGAGGAGGACATCAGCAAACTGAAGCTGTGTGTGACTGGGCTTCTACAGGAATACAACCTCAGCATCAATATCAAGGATGATTATGTCCATGAATT TTGTCGTTACGGTGCCACAGAACCACACACAGTTGCTGCATTCATGGGAG GAGCTGCTGCTCAAGAGGCCATCAAACTCATTACCCACCAGTTTGTGCCCTTTAGCAACACTTACATCTACAACGCCATGTCGCAGACCTCTGCCACCCTGCAGCTCTGA
- the ca7 gene encoding carbonic anhydrase 7, with amino-acid sequence MKGNHWGYGQENGPDVWHKNYPVALGSRQSPIDIPRQVSHDPSLGPIVLDYDHCTSINISNNGHSVVVYFDDTDDRSVIHGGPLENPYRLKQFHFHWGGKGCDGSEHTVAGNSYASELHLVHWNAVKYKSFDHAAAAPDGLAVVGIFLETGDDHRWLHTITDAMYMVKYKGSVTDFKGFNPKCLLPSSLHYWTYLGSLTTPPLHESVTWILLKDPIAVSEKQLGKFRLLQFTGEEEDQRSRMENNFRPPQPLKGRRIRSSN; translated from the exons ATGAAGGGGAACCACTGGGGCTATGGGCAAGAGAACG GTCCAGATGTATGGCATAAAAACTATCCAGTGGCTCTAGGAAGTCGCCAGTCTCCCATTGATATCCCCCGCCAAGTTTCACATGACCCAAGCTTGGGGCCGATCGTGCTCGACTACGATCACTGCACCTCCATCAACATCTCCAACAATGGACATTCAGTAGTGGTATACTTTGACGACACAGATGACCGATCCG TGATCCATGGAGGGCCCCTTGAAAACCCCTATAGGCTCAAACAGTTTCACTTCCACTGGGGTGGAAAGGGATGTGACGGCTCTGAGCACACGGTCGCAGGAAATAGCTATGCGTCTGAG CTTCACTTGGTGCATTGGAACGCTGTCAAATACAAGTCATTCGATCACGCGGCTGCAGCTCCTGATGGTCTCGCTGTTGTTGGCATATTTTTAGAA ACAGGTGATGACCACAGGTGGCTTCACACAATTACAGACGCAATGTACATGGTGAAGTATAAG ggCAGTGTAACAGACTTCAAGGGTTTCAATCCAAAGTGCCTTTTACCCAGCAGCCTCCACTACTGGACCTACCTGGGCTCCCTGACCACGCCTCCTCTCCATGAAAGTGTGACTTGGATTTTGCTTAAAGATCCGATTGCTGTATCAGAAAAACAG CTGGGCAAATTCAGATTGCTGCAGTTCactggagaggaagaggaccaGAGGTCACGGATGGAGAACAACTTCAGACCTCCTCAGCCTCTGAAAGGTCGAAGGATCCGCTCGTCCAACTGA